Proteins from a single region of Dysosmobacter acutus:
- a CDS encoding SDR family oxidoreductase encodes MITSNDPLFSVENKICIVTGGMGQLGAQFSKALWERGARVAVWGRHVPQEKIEKIYTKEQSTSDRLKFFTVDITSKESLNKALDEMERFWGDAPDVLVNNAGIDTQPSAPPEVSGPFENFPEEVFREVVDVNLVGTFLACQAVGARMVKANKGGSIINIGSIYGMVSPIQDIYAYKKEQTGVPFIKPVAYSAAKSGIYNLTRYLATYWGKQDIRVNTLTPAGVWRDTQDATFQGNFCARMPMGRMSREDEYNGAIIFLASKASSFMTGSNMIIDGGWTAW; translated from the coding sequence ATGATTACAAGCAACGATCCTCTGTTCAGCGTGGAAAATAAGATCTGCATCGTCACCGGCGGCATGGGCCAGTTAGGAGCGCAGTTCAGCAAAGCCCTGTGGGAGCGGGGCGCGCGGGTGGCCGTCTGGGGCCGCCACGTCCCCCAGGAGAAGATTGAGAAGATCTACACCAAGGAGCAGTCCACCTCCGACCGGCTGAAGTTTTTTACCGTGGACATCACAAGCAAGGAGAGCCTCAATAAGGCCCTGGACGAGATGGAGCGCTTCTGGGGCGACGCCCCTGACGTGCTGGTAAACAACGCCGGCATCGACACCCAGCCCTCCGCCCCTCCGGAGGTCTCCGGCCCCTTTGAAAATTTTCCTGAGGAGGTGTTCCGCGAGGTGGTGGATGTGAACCTGGTGGGCACCTTCCTGGCCTGCCAGGCGGTGGGCGCCCGGATGGTGAAGGCCAACAAGGGCGGCTCCATCATCAACATCGGCTCCATCTACGGCATGGTTTCCCCCATTCAGGACATCTATGCCTATAAAAAGGAGCAGACCGGCGTGCCCTTCATCAAGCCCGTGGCCTACTCCGCCGCCAAATCCGGTATCTACAACCTGACCCGCTATCTTGCCACCTATTGGGGCAAGCAGGACATCCGGGTGAACACCCTGACGCCCGCAGGCGTGTGGAGAGACACCCAGGACGCCACCTTCCAGGGCAACTTCTGCGCCAGAATGCCCATGGGCCGCATGTCCCGGGAGGACGAGTACAACGGCGCCATCATCTTCCTGGCCTCCAAGGCGTCCTCCTTCATGACCGGCTCCAATATGATCATCGATGGAGGCTGGACAGCATGGTAA